The following DNA comes from Luteolibacter flavescens.
GCGCGGCGACGGCGTGCGAAGAAAGGAACCGCTGCGAATGCGAGGAGCAGCGAGGAAGGCTCGGGGATCACCTGGGTGAACGCGTTCGCGACATCGATCTGCGAAGCGGAGACCGAGGTGTGGATCGAGATGGGAGCGTTCAGCGTGATCGAGGTGATGGTGTCGTCGATCGAGGAGAGGTTCCACTGCCACGCGAAGGCCGTGTAGGTGATCGGCTCGGCACCGTAGTTGTAACGTCCCTCCGAAAACCCGGAACTGAAGGCGACCGGCTGCAGGATCTGGCTGCCGGCAGAGGTCATCACCGTCAGCGTCGGGCCATCATTATAAGGCCACGCGAGATCCGGATTGGGCGAGGCTTCGATCTGCCACAGCACGCTCTCGATATCGAAGCTCGCTGACTGGGTGCCGGTGACGCTGTAACCGTTCGCCGCCAGGCTGTAGAAGCCGAAGCTTCCCTGGAACGCCGTGTTTGAGTGAGCAATCGTGCCATCCCCCGAGGTCGGCGTCAGGCTGAAGTTGGCTCCCGAAAGGTCGTTCCACGTCGTGGTCACCTGCTGGGTTCCACCGAGATTGAAGCTTCCGAGCAGGACGGCCGCTTGTGCAGTCGCCCCGGTCAAAAGGATGGCAAGCGATGAGATCGCGAGAAGAGAAGGGCGATGGAGGTTACAGGCTGGGCGGCAAATTTGCATGTCGAGTCGGCTGAAGAACGCGCAGACCTTCGTCCCCTCCCCCCTCTCCGTGCTCACGGCATTTTGCTATTTGCTGGCGGAAAATTGCTCTTGAAGGCGTTTAAAAGCAATTTAACGCCAAGATGGGTCGATTAATCGCCAAATCGAAACCTTCTTCTTGAGACTCATTCGCAATTGATTTGAGTTGGCCGCGTTTCCCGACTGATGGCCGCCATTTTCCACCCCATTCTCCTTCACGAAGCACCCGGCGTGGAGATCAAGGGCGTGGACGCCGAAGTCGTCCAAGCAGCCGACTGGAGCAGCCTGCTGAAGCCGGGAATGGGGCATTTGGTGCTGAATCTCAATGGCCACGGCGTCATCCTCGGCCGCCAAGCCCGCCTCGGCATCGTACCCGGAACCGTCTCCCTGCTTCGGACCTCGGCGGACGAGATGATCCACGCCAGCCGCCTGGCGGGAGATGGCCGCCACCGCTTCGTCATCCTGTCAGCGAACCAAGCATGGCTGATGGCGAACTTCGGCGATGCCAGTGTGGCCATGCATCCGGTCTTCCGCGAACCCTCCCTGCCCAGCGCATCGAATGCCGCTTACTTGCGCTCGATGACCCTCGCGGAGCGCGATCTCTGTGAGTCACTCCTCCAGCCACCGGTCCCGCGCGCGCTGCGTCCTGCGTGGTTCCGCGGCAAGATGCTGGAGTGCTTCAGCCTCTTCGGCAGCGCACCGAAGGACAGCAATCCCTCGACCGATCCGCTGCGCCAGCGCATCGATGCGGCAACCCTGTGGCTGCGCGAGAACTTCCGCGATGACCTCGACCTGCTCGCCGTGGCGAAACACGTCGGCTGCGCACCCCACTACCTGAGCCGACTTTTCAAGCAACACAGCGGCAAGACGCTCAGCCAGAAGCTCCGCGAAATCCGCATCGAC
Coding sequences within:
- a CDS encoding PEP-CTERM sorting domain-containing protein; its protein translation is MTGATAQAAVLLGSFNLGGTQQVTTTWNDLSGANFSLTPTSGDGTIAHSNTAFQGSFGFYSLAANGYSVTGTQSASFDIESVLWQIEASPNPDLAWPYNDGPTLTVMTSAGSQILQPVAFSSGFSEGRYNYGAEPITYTAFAWQWNLSSIDDTITSITLNAPISIHTSVSASQIDVANAFTQVIPEPSSLLLAFAAVPFFARRRRASV
- a CDS encoding helix-turn-helix transcriptional regulator; translated protein: MAAIFHPILLHEAPGVEIKGVDAEVVQAADWSSLLKPGMGHLVLNLNGHGVILGRQARLGIVPGTVSLLRTSADEMIHASRLAGDGRHRFVILSANQAWLMANFGDASVAMHPVFREPSLPSASNAAYLRSMTLAERDLCESLLQPPVPRALRPAWFRGKMLECFSLFGSAPKDSNPSTDPLRQRIDAATLWLRENFRDDLDLLAVAKHVGCAPHYLSRLFKQHSGKTLSQKLREIRIDRAATLLRDGSSNVTEAAFEVGYNSLSHFTKAFVAEKGVRPSDWRAG